From one Chryseobacterium sp. 3008163 genomic stretch:
- a CDS encoding D-2-hydroxyacid dehydrogenase → MKVLANDGISKAGELALKEAGIEVLDNRVAQDHVINFINENNVDVLLVRSATKVRQDLIDACPGLKIVGRGGIGMDNIDVEYAIEKGLYVINTPNASSRSVAELVFAHFFSLARFLHESNRLMPLEGDTHFNALKKSFNNAYELSGKTLGVIGFGSIGQEVVKMGISLGMKVKVLTRKPKTKTISLSFFDGQTVDFEVTSTNDSDAFYKDTDFISINTPKTNEYVIDTPEFEKMEDGVFIVNTARGGVLNEVTLVNYIESGKVAGAALDVFETEPTPELILLMNPNLSLTPHLGGNTIDAQEKIGIELAEQIIEIKKKL, encoded by the coding sequence ATGAAAGTCTTAGCTAACGACGGAATTTCCAAAGCAGGAGAACTTGCTTTAAAAGAAGCTGGAATCGAAGTACTCGACAACAGAGTTGCGCAGGATCACGTTATTAATTTCATTAATGAAAATAACGTAGACGTTCTTTTGGTGAGAAGTGCTACCAAAGTAAGACAAGATTTAATTGATGCTTGTCCGGGTCTGAAAATTGTCGGAAGAGGCGGTATCGGGATGGACAATATTGATGTAGAATATGCCATTGAAAAAGGTTTATACGTAATCAACACGCCAAACGCATCATCAAGATCGGTGGCTGAGTTGGTGTTTGCGCATTTCTTTTCTTTAGCAAGATTTCTTCACGAATCCAACAGGTTGATGCCATTGGAAGGAGATACTCATTTCAATGCTTTGAAAAAATCTTTCAACAATGCTTATGAGCTTTCAGGGAAAACTTTGGGAGTGATAGGTTTTGGAAGTATTGGTCAGGAAGTGGTGAAGATGGGAATTTCTTTAGGAATGAAAGTAAAAGTTCTGACGAGAAAACCGAAAACAAAAACCATCAGTTTGAGTTTTTTTGACGGACAAACTGTTGATTTTGAAGTCACATCAACCAACGATTCTGATGCTTTCTACAAAGACACAGATTTTATCAGCATCAACACGCCTAAAACGAATGAATATGTTATAGACACTCCCGAATTTGAAAAAATGGAAGATGGTGTGTTTATTGTAAATACTGCAAGAGGCGGTGTCCTTAATGAAGTAACTTTGGTTAATTATATTGAATCAGGAAAAGTTGCCGGAGCAGCATTAGATGTTTTCGAAACTGAGCCGACTCCAGAATTGATTTTATTAATGAATCCTAACCTGTCTCTCACCCCCCATCTTGGCGGAAACACCATCGATGCTCAGGAAAAAATAGGTATAGAGCTTGCCGAACAGATTATTGAGATTAAAAAGAAACTATAA